Sequence from the Luteibacter aegosomaticola genome:
TGTCGCCCACAGGGTGGGCTCCTACGACAGCAGAACGCCGCCCTTTTTGGGGGCGGCGTTCGCTTTTCAACCAAAAATCAGGCCTTAGTTCGGCAGGCCCAGGTCGTCGATCATGGCCTTCAGGAAGCGCGCAGCCTCACCGCCGGTGGCGGCGCGGTGGTCGAAGGTGAGCGACAGCGGCATGCGGCGGTGCACTTCGATACCGCCCATGACGGCGACCACATCGTGGCTGAGCTTGCCGGCGCCGATGATGGCGACGGTCGGCGGCACGACCACCGGGGTGGCGTAACGGCCGGCGAACATGCCGAAGTTGCTCAGGCTGATCGTGTAGCCCGAAAGCTCCGAGGCCGGGATGCTGCGGTCTTCCACCGAAGCGCGCAGGCGCTTGATGGCAGCGCGGACGCCGGCACCGTCGAGCACGTCGGCGTTACGCAGGGCCGGCACGAACAGACCGTCTTCCGTATCTACCGCGATACCGATATCCACATGCGGATGCAGCGTGCGGGTCAGGTCCTTTCCGTTGAACCATGCGTTGAGCGCCGGCACGGCCTTGCAGGCCACGACGATCGCGCGGATCAGGCGGGCGGTGATGTCCTGCTTGCCGATCCAGGCGTGCAGGTCGGCGTCGTCCACGATGGTGGTCGGCACGACCTGGGCATGCGCATCGGCCATGACGCGCGCCATGTTGCGGCGAACGCCCTTCAGCTGTTCCGGCTGGCCCATCGCTTCCTTGCCCGGGGGCGCGGTGCGAACGGCCTTGCCAGCCAGCGACACCGGCGTGCGGGTCGGGGCGGGGCCCGGTTCCGGCAGCGACGGCGCGAGGTGCTGGGCGGCAGCGGAGCGGGCCGGGGCAGCGCCCACGGCAGCCGAACCATTGGCGGCCGCGTTCTTCACGTCAGCCATGGTGATGACGCCACCGGCGCCGGTCGGCTGCACGCGGGTGAGGTCCACCTTGAGCTTCTTGGCAGCGGCACGCACTGCCGGCACGGCCTTGACGCCACCGGCGCTGGAGACCTGCTCGGTGTGCACGGCATTGCCGCTGACCATGGCGCCCACGACGGTGCCTTCGTCTTCGCGATCGGCCGAAGCCTTCGGCGGATCGATCTCGCCACCGTCATCGGAAGCGACGACCTTCGACGGATCATCCGTAGCCGGCGAACCGACGCCCTTCTTCGGGCCGTGATGGTGGCCGGTGGATTCCGCTTCGGCACGCTGGCGGGCATTCGGGTCGATCTCGAAATCGGCCAGCGAGGCGCCGGTCTCGATGATGTCGCCCACGCCACCGTGCAGCTTCTTCACGGTGCCGGAGTACGGCGAGGGCACGTCAACGACGGCCTTCGCGGTTTCCATCGACACCAGCGGGGCGTCGAGCTTGATCGTGTCGCCTTCCTTGACGTGCCACTCGACGACGGTCGCGTCGGGCAGGCCTTCGCCGAGGTCCGGCAGGAAAAAGGTCTTGATATCGGCCATGTCTAGAGGTTCCTCAGGAGGCAGCCAGCGTGCGCTGGGCGGCTTCGACGATGCGTTCGACGCTGGGCAGGTACTTCATTTCCAGGCGGAACAGCGGGATGTGCGTATCGAAGCCGGTGACGCGCTCGACCGGCGCGAGCAGGCTGTACAGGCATTCTTCCGACAGACGGGCAGCGATTTCCGCACCGAAACCAGCGGTCTTCGGCGCTTCGTGCACGATGACGCAACGGCCGGTCTTGGTGACCGATTCGGCGATCGTGTCGAAATCGAGCGGGGTCAGCGTGGCGACGTCGATGACTTCGGCGCTGATGCCCTGCTGGGCGAGTTCATCGGCGGCTTCAAGGCATTCCTTGACCTGCGCACCCCAGGTGACGAGGGTGACGTCGGTACCGTCGCGCAGGACGAAGCAGACGTCGAGCGGCAGCGCCTCGCCGTCATCGGGCACTTCTTCCTTGTACTGGCGGTAGATGCGCTTCGGCTCGAAGAAGATCACCGGATCCGGGTCACGGATGGCGGCGAGCAGCAGGCCGTAGGCACGCGCCGGCGACGACGGCATGACCACGCGCAGGCCCGGGATGTTGGTGAACAGGTGCTCGTTCGCCTCGGAGTGATGCTCCGGTGCGCGAATGCCGCCGCCCCACGGGGCGCGCCACACGGCCGGCACGGTCATGCGGCCGCGGGTACGGTTGCGCATGCGCGCGGCGTGGCAGGCGATGTGCTCCATCATCGGGTAGATGAAGCCTTCGAACTGCGCTTCGGCGACCGGCTTCATGCCCTGCACGGCGAGACCGATGGTCAGGCCGGCGATGGTGCCTTCGTCCAGCGGCGTGTCGATGACGCGCTCTTCGCCGAACTGTTCCTGCAGGCCCTGGGTAGCGCGGAACACGCCACCGTTGACGCCGACGTCTTCGCCGAGCACCACGACGCTATCGTCGTTGCGCATTTCGTAGGCGAGCGCCTGGGTCACGGCTTCGATAAGAGTGATTTGTGCCATGGGAAGGGCTCCTTACGACTTGCGATCGAGGGAAGCGACGAGCTCGCGCTGCGCTTCGAGGTCGGCCGGGACTTCGGCGTACAGGTAATCGAACATCGCCGTTGCCGGCTGGTTCTTCGTCTCCAGGTACGCGTTGACCTCGTTATCCATCCAGTCGTCGCACTCGGCCTTCCAGGCCTCTTCCTTCGCGTCGTCCCACTTGCCCTTGGCTTCGAGCCACTTGCGCAGGCGCGGCACCGGGTCACGTTCCCAGGCGTCCTTCACTTCCTGCTCGCCGCGGTAGCGGCGGGCATCGTCGGCGGTGGTGTGGTCGCCGAGGCGGTAGGTCACCGCTTCGATCACCGTGCCGCCCTGGCCGGAACGGGCGCGCTCGAGCGCGTCTTCCATGGCCTTGCGCACGGCGATGATGTCGTTGCCGTCGACCTGGATGCAGAACAGGCCGGCCGCGATGCCCTTCTGGGCCAGCGTGCCGGAACCGCTCTGGATGCGGCGCGGGACCGAGATGGCCCACTGGTTGTTCACGATGACGGCGACCAGCGGCAGGTTCTGCGCACCGGTGA
This genomic interval carries:
- a CDS encoding dihydrolipoamide acetyltransferase family protein, with the protein product MADIKTFFLPDLGEGLPDATVVEWHVKEGDTIKLDAPLVSMETAKAVVDVPSPYSGTVKKLHGGVGDIIETGASLADFEIDPNARQRAEAESTGHHHGPKKGVGSPATDDPSKVVASDDGGEIDPPKASADREDEGTVVGAMVSGNAVHTEQVSSAGGVKAVPAVRAAAKKLKVDLTRVQPTGAGGVITMADVKNAAANGSAAVGAAPARSAAAQHLAPSLPEPGPAPTRTPVSLAGKAVRTAPPGKEAMGQPEQLKGVRRNMARVMADAHAQVVPTTIVDDADLHAWIGKQDITARLIRAIVVACKAVPALNAWFNGKDLTRTLHPHVDIGIAVDTEDGLFVPALRNADVLDGAGVRAAIKRLRASVEDRSIPASELSGYTISLSNFGMFAGRYATPVVVPPTVAIIGAGKLSHDVVAVMGGIEVHRRMPLSLTFDHRAATGGEAARFLKAMIDDLGLPN
- a CDS encoding alpha-ketoacid dehydrogenase subunit beta encodes the protein MAQITLIEAVTQALAYEMRNDDSVVVLGEDVGVNGGVFRATQGLQEQFGEERVIDTPLDEGTIAGLTIGLAVQGMKPVAEAQFEGFIYPMMEHIACHAARMRNRTRGRMTVPAVWRAPWGGGIRAPEHHSEANEHLFTNIPGLRVVMPSSPARAYGLLLAAIRDPDPVIFFEPKRIYRQYKEEVPDDGEALPLDVCFVLRDGTDVTLVTWGAQVKECLEAADELAQQGISAEVIDVATLTPLDFDTIAESVTKTGRCVIVHEAPKTAGFGAEIAARLSEECLYSLLAPVERVTGFDTHIPLFRLEMKYLPSVERIVEAAQRTLAAS
- the pdhA gene encoding pyruvate dehydrogenase (acetyl-transferring) E1 component subunit alpha, whose protein sequence is MSIAAKFEIEYLQYLDQDGKETGKEMPAFAKDLDHMVELYKLMVSTRVFDAKSIALQRTGKLGTYASCLGHEAAHVGIGSAMRREDSLAVSYREYGAQLYRGVKPREVYTYWGGDERGNDFKDAPAHDFAWCVPIGTQCLHAAGSALAFKIRKEPRVAVCTIGDGGSSKGDFYGAINVTGAQNLPLVAVIVNNQWAISVPRRIQSGSGTLAQKGIAAGLFCIQVDGNDIIAVRKAMEDALERARSGQGGTVIEAVTYRLGDHTTADDARRYRGEQEVKDAWERDPVPRLRKWLEAKGKWDDAKEEAWKAECDDWMDNEVNAYLETKNQPATAMFDYLYAEVPADLEAQRELVASLDRKS